The Streptomyces sp. NBC_00459 DNA segment GCACCGTCCTGTGGCGGCACCCGATCGACGCCACCCTCATTCCGAGCCGTCCGCCGGTCCTGTCGGGCGGGCTCGTGCACCCCCCGCTGGACGAGGGCACCCTCCTGGAGGCCCTCGATCCGGACACGGGCCGCACCCGCTGGCAGGAGACCGCGGCCGACCGCGTAGGCCTCGGATACGCCGACGGCATGACCCTCGTCACCGGCACCGACGGCAAGGTCACCGGAGTCGACAGCGCGTCCGGCGACAGCAGGTGGAACCGGCGGATCGCCGGTCTGAGCGGCCCGCGACTGTTCTCCTTCGCCGACGACCGGCTCGCGTACGCGACGAGCCCGGGCGCGGACGGGGCGAGTACCCGCGTCGCCGCGCTGGACCCCGGCACCGGTGACGTGCGCTGGCAGGAGAAGCTGAACGGGCAGCTGAAGCCCATCGGCACCACCGCCGCCGGCGCCTCCGTCTTCTTCGCCGCCATCGACACCGTGTACGGGGACACGGTCGCCGTCGTCGACTACGACCCGGCGACCGGGGCCTCACGCAAGGTCGAGGTGGCCGTTCCGCTCCAGCGGGCCCATGGTGTCGTGCGCGGGGACACCGTCTATCTGGTGGGCGGCGGAGGAACGGTGATCGCCGTGGATCTGAAGGCGGGGAAGCAGCTCTGGCGGCTGGAGACAGCCGTGAGCCTCGCCTCGGCTCCCGCCGTGGACGGGCGGTACGTGTACTTCACCGCCGCCGACGGACGGCTCCTCGCGGTGGACGCCCGTACGGGGACGCTCGCCGGGCAGACGTCGCCGCGGCTCGGCCCGGCCCCGGACACCATCGCGGCCTCACTGCCCGCTCCCGTGGCCGCCGGTGGACGCGTCTACGCGAGCGCTCCCGACGGTTCCGTCTTCGCCGTGGACGCGGCTCGCCCGGCCGACTGGTGATCGGGGGCGCGCCGGACCCGTACGACGTGGGAAGCGCGTACCGAACAGCGTGCCGGAACAGCATGACGAAAGGGCCGCTCGTGAGGAGCGGCCCTTTCGTGCGTGTGCAGATGCGGACGCAGATGTGCGATTGGGCTCAGCCCAGCAGTGACACGTCCCGCACCGCGCCCCTGTCGGCGCTCGTCGCCATCGCCGCGTACGCGCGCAGGGCCTGCGAGACCTTGCGTTCGCGGGCGACGGGGGCGTAGACGCCGTTCAGGGCCTCGCGGCGGGCCGACAGTTCGTCGTCCTCGACCAGGAGCTCGATCGTGCGGTTCGGGATGTCGATGCGGATGCGGTCGCCGTCCTTGACGAGGGCGATGGTGCCGCCGGCCGCGGCCTCCGGGGAGGCGTGGCCGATCGACAGGCCCGAGGTTCCGCCGGAGAAGCGCCCGTCGGTGACCAGCGCACAGGCCTTGCCGAGGCCTCGGCCCTTCAGGTACGAGGTCGGGTAGAGCATCTCCTGCATGCCGGGGCCGCCCTTGGGGCCCTCGTAGCGGATGACGACGACGTCGCCTTCCTTGACCTGCTGGGTGAGGATCTTCTGGACGGCTTCCTCCTGCGACTCGCAGACGACCGCGGGGCCCTCGAAGGTCCAGATCGACTCGTCGACGCCGGCCGTCTTCACGACGCAGCCGTCGACGGCGAGGTTGCCCTTGAGGACCGCGAGGCCGCCGTCCTTCGAGTACGCGTGCTCGGCGCTGCGGATGCAGCCGCCGGCGGCGTCCGTGTCCAGGGCCTCCCAGCGCTCGGACTGGGAGAAGGCCTCGGCCGAGCGCACACAGCCGGGGGCCGCGTGCCACAGCTCCAGGGCCTCCGGCGACGGGGAGCCGCCGCGCACGTCCCAGGTCTTCAGCCAGTCGGCGAGGGACGAGCTGTGAACCGAGTTCACGTCCTCGTTGAGCAGGCCCGCGCGGTGCAGCTCGCCGAGGAGGGCGGGGATGCCGCCGGCCCGGTGCACGTCCTCCATGTAGTACGTGCGGTCCTTGGCGACGTTCGGCGCGACCTTCGCGAGGCAGGGCACCCGGCGCGAGACCTCGTTGATGTCGTCCAGGTCGAACGGGACGCCCGCCTCCTGGGCGGCGGCCAGCAGATGCAGGATCGTGTTGGTCGAGCCGCCCATCGCGATGTCGAGGGCCATGGCGTTCTGGAAGGCCGCGAAGGTGGCGACGTTGCGCGGCAGGACCGTCTCGTCGTCCTGCTCGTAGTAGCGGCGGGTGATGTCCATCACCGTGCGGCCCGCGTTCTCGTACAGCGCCCGGCGGGCCGTGTGGGTGGCCAGCACCGAGCCGTTGCCCGGGAGGGCGAGTCCGATGGCCTCCGCGAGGCAGTTCATCGAGTTGGCCGTGAACATGCCCGAACAGGAACCGCAGGTCGGACAGGCGTTCTCCTCGATACGGAGGATGTCCTCGTCCGAGATCTTGTCGTTCACGGCGTCGGAGATCGCGTCGACCAGGTCGAGCGTGCGGACCGTGCCGTCGACCAGCGTGGCCCGGCCGGACTCCATCGGGCCGCCGGAGACGAAGACCGTGGGGATGTTGAGCCGCAGAGCGGCGTTCAGCATGCCCGGGGTGATCTTGTCGCAGTTGGAGATGCAGATCAGGGCGTCGGCGCAGTGGGCCTCGACCATGTACTCGACCGAGTCCGCGATGAGGTCGCGGGAGGGGAGGGAGTACAGCATGCCGCCGTGACCCATCGCGATGCCGTCGTCGACGGCGATCGTGTTGAACTCGCGCGGGATGCCTCCGGCGGCGGTGATGGCCTCGCTGACGATGCGGCCGACCGGCTGGAGGTGGGTGTGACCGGGCACGAACTCGGTGAAGCTGTTCGCCACCGCGATGATCGGCTTCCGCCCGATGTCGGCCCCCGGTACACCGGAGGCGCGCATAAGGGCGCGGGCGCCCGCCATGTTGCGGCCGTGGGTGACTGTGCGGGACCTCAGCTCGGGCATCTTCGCTCGCCTCGCTACTTCAGAGAGTTATGACTGAAGTCGAGCGTACGCCGGTCGTTCCGGTTGCAGACGCGGTGTCCGAAATACGGGATGGGCGTCTCGGGTTTTGGGTGCGGTGCCGGTGCCGGTGCGGGAGCTTGGTGGTCGGGTGCGGGCCCGGTGGGGGCTTGTCGCGCAGTTCCCCGCGCCCCTAACGGCCGGGCCCGGCCAGGTGGGCCTGAATGACAGGGGCCACCCTCTCGATGATCTGCTCAGGGTCCGCCGAGGCCAGGGGTTCGACCCTGATGACGTAGCGCAGCATCGCGATGCCCACGAGCTGGGCGGCGGCCAGTTCGGCGCGCAGTTCGGCGTCCGGGAGATCCAGGCGGCCGGCGATGCGGCGCAGCACCTGGGCGGAGACGATACGGCGGAAGACCCCGGCCGCTGCCTCGTTGTTCATGGCGGAGCGGACGATCGCGAGCAGCGCCTTGCGGGTGGCCGGGGTCTCCCAGATGCCGAAGAAGAAGCGGGCCAGCCGCTCCCCGACGTCGTCGAGCGGGCCCTCGACGATCGAGCCCGGCGCCTCCAGGACGGGGCCCATGGCGACCGCGATGGACGCCTCGAAGACCTGCTCCTTGGTACCGAAGTAGTGGTGCACCAGCGCCGGGTCCACCTCGGCGGTCTTGGCGATGCCGCGTACGGACGTCTTGTCGTAGCCCCGCTCGGCGAACTCCTCGCGGGCCGCCGCCAGGATGCGGTCGCGGGCGGCGGGGGCGTCCGCGGAGTCCGTACGGGAGGGGCGTCCCCGGCGGCGCGGGGCTGCGCTGGTCACGGGCGCGGTCCCCCGCCGGGGACGGCTCTGACGGACGAGGCCAGGTGGAGGCGGGTGAAGGCGAGCGCCTCCGCGAGGTCGGCCTCGCGCTCGGCGCTGGACATCGCGCGGCGCGTGTTCACCTCGATGACGACATGGCCGTCGAAACCGGTGACCGCGAGCCGTTCGAGCAGTTCGGCGCAGGGCTGCGTACCGCGGCCCGGGACCAGGTGCTCGTCCTTGTTGGAGCCGTTGCCGTCGGCGAGGTGGACATGGCCGAGGCGGTCGCCCATGAGGTCGATCATCTCCATGGCGTCGCTGCGGGACGTCGCGGTGTGGCTGAGGTCGATCGTGAAGTGCCGGTAGTCGTCCTTCGTGACGTCCCAGTCGGGGGCGTACGCGAGCATCTCGCGGTCTCGGTAGCGCCAGGGGTACATGTTCTCGACGCCGAACCGGACGTCCGTCTCGTCGGCCATGCGCCAGATGCCGGTGACGAAGTCACGCGCGTACTGCCGCTGCCAGCGGAAGGGCGGGTGTACGACGACGGTCGTCGCGCCGAGCTTCTCGGCGGCCGCCTGGGCGCGCTGGAGCTTGGTCCAGGGGTCCGTGGACCAGACGCGCTGGGTGATGAGGAGGCAGGGGGCGTGGACGGCGAGGATGGGGATCCGGTGGTAGTCGCTCAGTCTGCGCAGGGCCTCGATGTCCTGGCTGACGGGATCCGTCCAGACCATGACCTCGACGCCGTCGTAGCCCAGACGGGCGGCGATCTCGAAGGCCGTCGCCGTCGACTCCGGGTACACGGAGGCTGTGGACAGCGCGACCTTCGCATCCGGGATGCGTACGACTGGCTCCGCCATGGAGGACAGGTTACGGGGTGCGTGGGTTGGGTGGCCGGGGGGTGCCTGTTCGCCGTGGGGGTTCGGTTGTTGGGCGGGTGCGGGTGCGCTGTGGCTCGTCGCGCAGTTCCCCGCGCCCCTGCGGGGTTGCCGCCCGGGTCTCTCTCAAGTGGTCCTACTCCGTGCCCATGTGGGTGCCCATGTGGTCCAGGCGACGGAGGATCACGCCCTCGCGGAGGGCCCAGGGGCAGACCTCCAGGGTCTTCACGTCGAAGAGGTCCATCGCCGCCTCGGCGACCAGGGCGCCCGCGACCAGCTGGTTGGCCCGGCCTTCGGAGACTCCGGGGAGGGCTGCCCGTGCCGCTGTCGTCATGCCCGCGAGTTCGGGGACCAGGGCCGCCAGGGACTCGCGCTTCAGCTCGCGCTGGACGTACAGGCCCTCCGTGGAGCGGGCAGCCCCGGCCAGGCGGGCGAGCTGCTTGAACGTCTTCGACGTGGCGACGACGTGGTCGGGGGCGCCGAAGCGGCTGAACTCGCCCACCGTACCGGCGATCTGGGCGCGTACATGGCGGCGCAGGGACCTGATGTCGTCGGGGTCGGGCGGGTCGCCGGGGAGCCAGCCCGCGGTCAGGCGGCCGGCGCCGAGTGGGAGGGAGACGGCGGTGTCGGGCTCCTCGTCGATGCCGTACGCGATCTCCAGGGAGCCGCCGCCGATGTCGAGGACGAGGAGCTTGCCGGCCGACCAGCCGAACCAGCGGCGGGCGGCGAGGAAGGTGAGCCGTGCCTCCTCGGAGCCGGTCAGGACCTGGAGCTCGACGCCTGTTTCGGCCTGCACGCGCGCGAGGACGTCGTCGGCGTTGCTCGCCTCGCGCACCGCGGAGGTGGCGAACGGCAGCAGGTCCACGACGCCCTTGTCCTCGGCGGCCTGGAGTGCGTCCTGGATCACTGCGACGAGTTTGTCGACCCCCTCGGGGCCGATGGCTCCGGCGTCGTCGAGGAGTTGGGCGAGCCGCAGCTCGACCTTGTGCGAATGCGCGGGCAGGGGGCGCGCGCCGGGGTGCGCGTCCACCACCAGCAGATGCACCGTGTTCGATCCCACGTCGAGGACACCGAGTCTCATGGACGGAACGCTACTGCCAGCCGCGCCCGCATCCGTCCCCGGAGCGGTGCCGGAAGGGGCTCCGGGCCACTTACCCTGGACGCGTGCCCAAGACGAAAAAGGCAAAGGCCGACAAGTCGGCAGCCGAAGCCCTCCCCGCGAAGTCCGCGAAGGCCGTGAAGTCCCCGAGACCCGCGAAACCTCCGAAGACGGTGGTGGTGAGCGACGAGAAGGGGCTCGACTTCGCGCGCGCGTGGGTGGAGTTCCCCGACCCGGCGGACGAGGAACAGGTCTTCCGCTGTGATCTGACCTGGCTGACCTCCCGCTGGAACTGCGTCTTCGGAAGCGGCTGCCAGGGCATCCAGGCCGGCCGCGCGGACGACGGCTGCTGCACGCTGGGTGCCCACTTCTCCGACGAGGACGACGAGAAGCGCGTCGCCGGACATGTGGCGCGGCTCACGCCCGACATCTGGCAGAACCACGCCGTCGGCACCGAGTCCGGCTGGACCTCGGAAGACGAGGAGGGGTCGCGTCAGACCCGGCCGTACCAGGGGTCCTGCATCTTCCAGAACCGGCCCGGGTTCGCGGGCGGCGCCGGCTGCTCGCTGCACATCCTGGCGCTGAAGGAGGGCCTCGAACCGCTGGAGACCAAGCCGGACGTGTGCTGGCAGCTTCCGGTGCGTCGGACGTACGACTGGATCGACCGGCCCGACGACACGCGCGTGCTCCAGGTGTCGATCGGTGAGTACGACCGGCGCGGCTGGGGTCCGGGCGGCCACGACCTGCACTGGTGGTGCACGTCGGCGACGTCGGCGCACGGCGCGGGCGACCCGGTGTACGTCTCGTACCGGCCGGAGCTGGTCGAGCTGATGGGCAAGGCGGGGTACGACCGGCTGGTCGAGTTCTGTGAGGAGCGGCTGGCCTCGCAGTTGCCGCTGCTGGCTCCGCATCCGGCGGATCCCGTTCGCTGACGCGGCCCAGCAGGGCTCAGGAGGCCATCGAGGGGGAGGGGCTGGGGGAACCGCTGTCGACGGGCGGCGACGAGCCTCCGGGGTCGGCCGGGGTCGAGGTCACCGAGGCCGTCGGGGTGGGGGTCGGTGTGGGCTCCGGGTCCGGTGACGAGGACGGTGGCGGGTCGCTGGGGGGCGGCGTCGCGGGCGCGGAGGTCGTCGGGTCCGGGTCCGGGGGCGGAGTGCTCGGGCGGGGCGGGCCGGGGGCCGGTGGGTGCACCGGGGTCGGGTCCGGGGGTGTGGGCGCGGTGCCGTACCCCTCGATGGAGACGACGGCGGACGCCGGTGCGATCGACACGCGCGCGCTCCAGTGACCGGCCGGTTCGCGCAAAGGGTCGACGTACACCTTGATCGTGAACGACTCGCCGGGCCGCAGCGTTCCCGAGGAACGGCTCGGATACAGCCAGGACGCCCCTGTGGACGCCGTCCAGCGCACCGGGGTGTGCCCGGACGCGGTGAGGGTGATGAGCGTCGTGTCGCCGTCGCTGGACGCCTCCACGGTGAGCAGTCCCGGGCTCTCCTTCGCGCCGGGGACCGCGCTGACGACCTCCACGGAGACGTCCGGTGAGCCGTGGTCCTTCCTGACGAGGCCGTTGTCGGGGCCGGTGCCCGCGTTCCCCGCGTTGCCCGCGTTCTCGTAGCCGCCGCCCGCGGCCTGGCCGTCGAGACTGTCGTGGCGCTGCGCCTCGCTCGCGGTGGCCGACCTGTCCCCCGGGCCGCCCTCGCCGGTCACCGGCGCCCCGCGGTAGGCCGCCCACAGGGCGAGCACGGGAGCCGCGACCACGGTGGCGACGACCGTGGTCGTGACGGCACGCGCGCGTAGCCGGTCCCTTCGGGCGGCGCGGTCCTTGGGGTCCATCGGGAAGCCGCGCCGGTCGAAGCGCGGAGCGGCGGCGCCCCGCGCGCGCGGGAGGTGCGCCATGGCGACGTGCAGGGCCGCGCGGGGCGCCTCCAGGACGGGCAGTTCGGCGGGCGTGACGCTGGTCCCGGGCCAGGAGCCGGGAACGGCCCGCTCGGCGACACGGCGGCACCGCGGGCAGTCGTCGACATGCCGGACCAGTTCGCGGCGCAGCGCCGTGCTGAGCACCAGCTGGTGGTCGCCGGTGAGGCGGGAGACGCTCGGACAGGCGCCGGTCTCGACGACGGCGAGGGCCGCGCGGGTGCGTTCGACCTCGCAGGCGGCGGAGGCGAGCAGGTCGCCGGCGGCGACGGCGTCCAGGCCCAGTACGCCGGCGACCTCGTGCGCGGCGAGCTTGTGGCGCACGGCCAGTTCGAGTGCCTCGCGCTGTTCGGGGGTGGTGCCTGCGGCCTCCGGCCAGGCGAGCTGGGCCAGTTCACGCCGGTGCGCCTCCTGGGCCTCCTCGGAGACGGGGGCGGCGGAGTCGGGGGCGGCCTGGGGCGCGGGGGCGGCGGACGCCTGCCGCTTGCCGCGTCGGCCTGCCGCGTGGGTGCTCTGACGTTTCTGCTTGGCCTCGGCGAGCTTGCGCAGACAGGCCCAGCGGGCCAGGGCGTACAGCCAGGCCCTGCGGTCACCGGCGGACTCCGGGCCGCGCGGGCTGCGGCGCTCGGCGAGCGCGAGGACGTCGCCGAGGGCGGCGGTGGCCGTGTCGTGATCGCACAGGACGGACAGGCAGTAGGTGAACAGGCCGTCCAGATACGGCTCGTAGCGCGCGGGCGGGCGCTGCACCAGCGTGCGCCCCGCCGCCCGGTCGCGCGCCTCACGGTGCGCCCGGTGTGCGCCGGTGCTGCGGGTCGGGGTGTCCGGACTACTGCTCATCACCCGTGCGACCGTAGGCGCCTTACGACGGCCCCTCCCCCCACCTTGAGCACATTTAATCCGTACGGGTGAAACGATCCCTCAATAGGGGACAGCAACCCCGGATTCGATGGCCTGTTCCCGCCCTGACGTGGCCGATTAGCGCGGGGAGCGCGGCTTCCGGCACCCGTCGGTGACGGTGGTGGCGGTGATGTCAGTGCGCCCGGCTACGGTTCGTCCCATGGCTGTTCGCACGAAGACCGCTAAGGACCGTCCGTCCTACCGCTGCACCGAGTGCGGCTGGCAGACGGCCAAGTGGCTCGGCCGCTGCTCCGAATGCCAGGCGTGGGGCACGGTCGAGGAGTACGGCGCGCCCGCGGTCCGTACGACGGCACCGGGCCGGGTCACCACCTCCGCGGTCCCCATCGGCCAGGTCGACGTCCGCCAGGCCACCGCCCGCAGCACCGGCGTGCCCGAGCTGGACCGCGTACTGGGCGGCGGGCTGGTCCCCGGTGCCGTGGTTCTCGTGGCCGGTGAGCCGGGCGTGGGCAAGTCGACGCTCCTCCTCGACGTCGCGGCGAAGTCGGCGAGCGACGAGCACCGCACGCTCTACATCACGGGTGAGGAGTCCGCGAGCCAGGTCCGGCTGCGCGCCGACCGCATCAGGGCGATCGACGACCACCTGTTCCTGGCCGCGGAGACGGACCTGGCGGCGGTGCTGGGCCACCTGGAAGCCGTGAAACCGTCCCTCCTGATCCTCGACTCCGTCCAGACGGTGGCCTCGCCGGAGATCGACGGCGCCGCGGGCGGCATGGCCCAGGTGCGCGAGGTCGCCGGGGCGCTGATCCGCGCCTCCAAGGAGCGCGGCATGTCGACACTCCTGGTGGGTCATGTCACCAAGGACGGCGCCATCGCCGGCCCGCGCCTCCTGGAACACCTGGTGGACGTGGTCCTGTCCTTCGAGGGCGACCGGCACGCCCGCCTCCGTCTCGTCCGGGGCGTCAAGAACCGCTACGGCACGACGGACGAGGTCGGCTGCTTCGAACTGCACGACGAGGGCATCACGGGCCTCGCCGACCCGAGCGGCCTGTTCCTGACCCGGCGCGCCGAACCGGTGCCGGGGACCTGTCTGACCGTCACCCTGGAGGGCCGCCGCCCGCTCGTCGTCGAGGTACAGGCGCTCACCGTCGACTCGCAGATCCCCTCCCCCAGGCGGACGACATCGGGGCTGGAGACGTCCCGGGTCTCGATGATGCTCGCGGTTCTCGAACAACGGGGCAGGATCAGCGCACTCGGAAAGCGGGACATCTATTCGGCGACGGTCGGCGGGGTGAAGCTCTCCGAGCCGGCCGCGGACCTCGCGATCGCCCTCGCGCTGGCCTCCGCCGCGAGCGACACCCCGCTGCCCAAAAACCTGGTCGCGATCGGCGAAGTGGGCCTCGCGGGCGAGGTCAGACGGGTGACGGGGGTGCAGCGCCGACTCTCCGAAGCCCACCGTCTGGGCTTCACGCACGCACTCGTTCCCTCGGACCCCGGCAAGATCCCCGCCGGTATGAAGGTCATCGAAGTCGCCGACATGGGGGACGCGCTCCGGGTGCTTCCGAGGTCGCGTAGGCGAGAGGCCCCACGGGACGACGGGGACCGCCGGTAGACTTTGCCCAGGTCTCGCCCGTCCGTACGAACAACGTGTGCGAAACGGGAGCGCCCCAGAACCTGCGACCGGAGGAGTGCAGTGGCAGCCAACGACCGGGCAGCAGCTCCAGGAAAGTACGGTGGGAGCTCCGGTGCCGATGGCCTGATGCGCGCCTCACTGAGCGCCGTGGCACCCGGCACGGCGCTGCGCGACGGGCTTGAACGGATTCTCCGCGGCAACACCGGCGGACTCATCGTGCTGGGCTCCGACAAGACCGTCGAGGCGATGTGCACGGGCGGTTTCGTCCTGGACGTCGAGTTCTCGGCGACGCGGCTGCGTGAGCTGTGCAAGCTCGACGGCGGCATCGTGGTCTCCTCGGACCTGTCCAAGATCCTGCGGGCCGGCGTACAGCTGGTCCCCGACCCGAACATCCCCACCGAGGAGACGGGCACCCGGCACCGCACCGCCGACCGCGTGTCGAAGCAGGTGGCCTACTCGGTGATCTCCGTCTCCCAGTCCATGAGACTCATCGCGCTGTACGTGGACGGCCAGCGCCGGGTCCTGGAGGACTCTGCCGCGATCCTGT contains these protein-coding regions:
- the ilvD gene encoding dihydroxy-acid dehydratase — protein: MPELRSRTVTHGRNMAGARALMRASGVPGADIGRKPIIAVANSFTEFVPGHTHLQPVGRIVSEAITAAGGIPREFNTIAVDDGIAMGHGGMLYSLPSRDLIADSVEYMVEAHCADALICISNCDKITPGMLNAALRLNIPTVFVSGGPMESGRATLVDGTVRTLDLVDAISDAVNDKISDEDILRIEENACPTCGSCSGMFTANSMNCLAEAIGLALPGNGSVLATHTARRALYENAGRTVMDITRRYYEQDDETVLPRNVATFAAFQNAMALDIAMGGSTNTILHLLAAAQEAGVPFDLDDINEVSRRVPCLAKVAPNVAKDRTYYMEDVHRAGGIPALLGELHRAGLLNEDVNSVHSSSLADWLKTWDVRGGSPSPEALELWHAAPGCVRSAEAFSQSERWEALDTDAAGGCIRSAEHAYSKDGGLAVLKGNLAVDGCVVKTAGVDESIWTFEGPAVVCESQEEAVQKILTQQVKEGDVVVIRYEGPKGGPGMQEMLYPTSYLKGRGLGKACALVTDGRFSGGTSGLSIGHASPEAAAGGTIALVKDGDRIRIDIPNRTIELLVEDDELSARREALNGVYAPVARERKVSQALRAYAAMATSADRGAVRDVSLLG
- a CDS encoding TetR/AcrR family transcriptional regulator, whose translation is MTSAAPRRRGRPSRTDSADAPAARDRILAAAREEFAERGYDKTSVRGIAKTAEVDPALVHHYFGTKEQVFEASIAVAMGPVLEAPGSIVEGPLDDVGERLARFFFGIWETPATRKALLAIVRSAMNNEAAAGVFRRIVSAQVLRRIAGRLDLPDAELRAELAAAQLVGIAMLRYVIRVEPLASADPEQIIERVAPVIQAHLAGPGR
- a CDS encoding sugar phosphate isomerase/epimerase family protein codes for the protein MAEPVVRIPDAKVALSTASVYPESTATAFEIAARLGYDGVEVMVWTDPVSQDIEALRRLSDYHRIPILAVHAPCLLITQRVWSTDPWTKLQRAQAAAEKLGATTVVVHPPFRWQRQYARDFVTGIWRMADETDVRFGVENMYPWRYRDREMLAYAPDWDVTKDDYRHFTIDLSHTATSRSDAMEMIDLMGDRLGHVHLADGNGSNKDEHLVPGRGTQPCAELLERLAVTGFDGHVVIEVNTRRAMSSAEREADLAEALAFTRLHLASSVRAVPGGGPRP
- a CDS encoding Ppx/GppA phosphatase family protein, whose protein sequence is MRLGVLDVGSNTVHLLVVDAHPGARPLPAHSHKVELRLAQLLDDAGAIGPEGVDKLVAVIQDALQAAEDKGVVDLLPFATSAVREASNADDVLARVQAETGVELQVLTGSEEARLTFLAARRWFGWSAGKLLVLDIGGGSLEIAYGIDEEPDTAVSLPLGAGRLTAGWLPGDPPDPDDIRSLRRHVRAQIAGTVGEFSRFGAPDHVVATSKTFKQLARLAGAARSTEGLYVQRELKRESLAALVPELAGMTTAARAALPGVSEGRANQLVAGALVAEAAMDLFDVKTLEVCPWALREGVILRRLDHMGTHMGTE
- a CDS encoding BACON domain-containing protein, whose translation is MMSSSPDTPTRSTGAHRAHREARDRAAGRTLVQRPPARYEPYLDGLFTYCLSVLCDHDTATAALGDVLALAERRSPRGPESAGDRRAWLYALARWACLRKLAEAKQKRQSTHAAGRRGKRQASAAPAPQAAPDSAAPVSEEAQEAHRRELAQLAWPEAAGTTPEQREALELAVRHKLAAHEVAGVLGLDAVAAGDLLASAACEVERTRAALAVVETGACPSVSRLTGDHQLVLSTALRRELVRHVDDCPRCRRVAERAVPGSWPGTSVTPAELPVLEAPRAALHVAMAHLPRARGAAAPRFDRRGFPMDPKDRAARRDRLRARAVTTTVVATVVAAPVLALWAAYRGAPVTGEGGPGDRSATASEAQRHDSLDGQAAGGGYENAGNAGNAGTGPDNGLVRKDHGSPDVSVEVVSAVPGAKESPGLLTVEASSDGDTTLITLTASGHTPVRWTASTGASWLYPSRSSGTLRPGESFTIKVYVDPLREPAGHWSARVSIAPASAVVSIEGYGTAPTPPDPTPVHPPAPGPPRPSTPPPDPDPTTSAPATPPPSDPPPSSSPDPEPTPTPTPTASVTSTPADPGGSSPPVDSGSPSPSPSMAS
- the radA gene encoding DNA repair protein RadA produces the protein MAVRTKTAKDRPSYRCTECGWQTAKWLGRCSECQAWGTVEEYGAPAVRTTAPGRVTTSAVPIGQVDVRQATARSTGVPELDRVLGGGLVPGAVVLVAGEPGVGKSTLLLDVAAKSASDEHRTLYITGEESASQVRLRADRIRAIDDHLFLAAETDLAAVLGHLEAVKPSLLILDSVQTVASPEIDGAAGGMAQVREVAGALIRASKERGMSTLLVGHVTKDGAIAGPRLLEHLVDVVLSFEGDRHARLRLVRGVKNRYGTTDEVGCFELHDEGITGLADPSGLFLTRRAEPVPGTCLTVTLEGRRPLVVEVQALTVDSQIPSPRRTTSGLETSRVSMMLAVLEQRGRISALGKRDIYSATVGGVKLSEPAADLAIALALASAASDTPLPKNLVAIGEVGLAGEVRRVTGVQRRLSEAHRLGFTHALVPSDPGKIPAGMKVIEVADMGDALRVLPRSRRREAPRDDGDRR